A genomic region of Persephonella marina EX-H1 contains the following coding sequences:
- a CDS encoding metal-sulfur cluster assembly factor has protein sequence MGKLISEVEILKLLKEVYDPEIPLDIVNLGLVRRIIIDDGKIEIVLTLTTPNCPLEDLITRSIINKLSKRLDGMTEVSIRFDFSKPWNTKMISEEGKEKLRSLGWKV, from the coding sequence ATGGGTAAGTTAATATCTGAAGTAGAGATACTGAAGCTTCTTAAAGAGGTTTATGATCCAGAAATACCACTTGATATTGTAAATCTTGGACTTGTGAGGAGAATAATAATTGATGACGGTAAGATAGAGATCGTTTTAACCCTCACAACACCAAACTGTCCCCTTGAAGATCTCATAACAAGATCAATAATCAACAAGCTGAGCAAAAGGCTGGATGGAATGACAGAGGTAAGTATAAGGTTTGATTTCTCAAAGCCCTGGAACACAAAAATGATATCAGAAGAAGGAAAGGAAAAACTGAGAAGCCTTGGCTGGAAGGTTTAG
- a CDS encoding dihydroorotase produces the protein MGSILIKNGFIVDPKQNIKKELDILIENGVIKKIDKDIQPFPGCEIIDATNCIVSPSFVDIHVHFRDPGQTYKEDLYTGSLSAVAGGYTTVVCMPNTIPALDEPSLVRYIVEKGEEIGLCRVLPAAAITKGREGKKLTEMSLLKEAGAVYFTDDGAPVMDAHVMRKAMEFAGSIGSFVADHCEDLNLSQDGVAHEGEISAALGLPPLPPEAEDTMVARDCVLSLHTGMPVHICHVSTKVAVEVITWAKAMGAPVTAEVTPHHLYLTDEEWLDFDCKAKVSPPLREHEDIEALRWALASGIIDFVATDHAPHAHQEKMLEHQHCPPGMIGLQFSLPIILELVRKDYFDIFRAIEVLSTKPAERIGIDPPQIKEGVKAELTVFDPTESWEVTEEVIKSKSKNTPLIGRKLIGKVKYTFYNGKIVFKD, from the coding sequence TTGGGATCTATTCTGATAAAAAACGGTTTTATAGTGGATCCGAAGCAGAATATAAAGAAAGAGCTGGACATACTTATAGAAAACGGTGTTATAAAAAAGATAGATAAAGATATTCAGCCCTTTCCTGGATGTGAGATCATAGATGCAACAAACTGTATAGTATCCCCATCATTTGTTGATATACATGTTCATTTTAGAGATCCTGGACAGACATATAAGGAAGATCTTTATACAGGATCTTTATCAGCTGTAGCAGGTGGATACACAACCGTTGTATGTATGCCAAACACTATACCTGCTTTAGATGAGCCTTCTCTTGTGAGATACATTGTTGAAAAAGGTGAAGAGATAGGTCTATGCAGAGTGCTTCCGGCAGCTGCCATAACAAAAGGTCGTGAAGGGAAAAAGCTAACAGAGATGTCCCTTCTAAAAGAGGCTGGAGCTGTTTATTTCACCGATGATGGTGCACCTGTTATGGACGCACACGTGATGAGAAAGGCGATGGAGTTCGCAGGATCAATAGGAAGTTTTGTTGCTGATCACTGTGAGGATCTTAACCTTTCACAGGATGGCGTTGCACATGAAGGTGAGATATCTGCAGCTTTAGGACTCCCTCCACTTCCACCTGAAGCTGAAGACACAATGGTCGCAAGGGATTGTGTTCTATCACTTCATACAGGTATGCCCGTCCATATATGTCACGTTTCAACAAAGGTTGCCGTTGAGGTTATAACATGGGCTAAGGCTATGGGAGCTCCTGTTACAGCGGAGGTTACACCTCACCACTTATACCTTACAGATGAGGAATGGCTTGATTTTGACTGTAAGGCAAAGGTATCACCACCACTAAGGGAACATGAAGATATAGAGGCATTAAGATGGGCTTTAGCATCAGGTATCATAGATTTTGTTGCAACAGACCACGCACCACACGCCCATCAGGAAAAGATGCTTGAACATCAGCACTGTCCACCAGGTATGATAGGGTTACAGTTCTCTCTCCCAATAATACTTGAGCTTGTAAGAAAGGATTATTTTGATATATTTAGAGCAATTGAGGTTTTATCTACAAAACCTGCTGAGAGAATAGGTATAGATCCTCCCCAGATAAAGGAAGGTGTTAAAGCAGAACTTACAGTGTTTGATCCTACAGAGAGCTGGGAAGTTACAGAGGAGGTTATAAAATCTAAGAGCAAGAACACCCCATTGATAGGCAGAAAGCTTATAGGAAAGGTAAAGTATACATTTTATAACGGAAAGATCGTTTTTAAGGATTAA